A region from the Salvia splendens isolate huo1 chromosome 15, SspV2, whole genome shotgun sequence genome encodes:
- the LOC121768277 gene encoding anther-specific protein LAT52-like — MAKAGCLVCVLCILAFATVGRSYEVFKVEGDVYCDPCRVQFQTPLSKKLSGAGIKVECRNIETKAVSFRVNGTTDGQGHYVVEVVGDHEDDTCEVVAVSSADAACNMTVSRIECTTNSGIHTDARYANPLGFMTNHASPQCLSVLIHQIED; from the exons atggcaaAGGCCGGGTGTCTTGTCTGTGTGCTCTGCATTCTGGCCTTTGCAACCGTTGGCCGCAGCTACGAGGTCTTTAAAGTGGAAGGCGATGTCTACTGCGACCCTTGCCGAGTCCAATTCCAGACTCCTCTCAGCAAAAAGCTCTCAG GAGCCGGAATTAAGGTGGAATGCAGGAACATTGAGACAAAGGCGGTGAGTTTCAGGGTGAACGGCACGACCGACGGGCAAGGCCACTACGTGGTAGAGGTTGTGGGAGACCACGAAGACGACACGTGTGAAGTGGTGGCTGTCAGCAGCGCGGATGCTGCATGCAACATGACCGTGTCACGGATCGAGTGCACTACCAACAGTGGGATCCACACCGACGCCCGCTACGCCAACCCCCTCGGCTTCATGACCAACCATGCTTCTCCTCAATGCCTATCGGTGTTGATCCACCAAATTGAGGATTAA
- the LOC121768276 gene encoding phosphoenolpyruvate carboxylase-like — MATRNLEKMASIDAQLRLLVPGKVSEVDKLVEYDALLLDRFLDILQDLHGEDLKETVQECYELSAEYENKRDPKKLEELGNVLTSLDPGDSIVLAKAFSHMLSLANLAEEVQIAYRRRNKKKGDYTDENSATTESDIEETLKRLVVDLKKSPQEVFDALKNQTVDLVFTAHPTQSVRRSLLQKHGRIRNCLAQLYAKDITPDDKQELDEALQREIQAAFRTDEIRRTPPTPQDEMRAGMSYFHETIWKGVPKFLRRVDTALKNIGINERVPYNAPLIQFSSWMGGDRDGNPRVTPEVTRDVCLLARMMAANMYYSQIEDLMFELSMWRCNDELRARADELLTSSKRDAKHYIEFWKTIPPSEPYRVLLGDVRDKLYQTRERSRHLLAQGTSEIPEEATYTNVDQFLEPLEICYRSLCASGDRAIADGTLLDFLRQVSTFGLSLVKLDIRQESERHTDVLDAITQHLEIGSYRDWSEERRQEWLLSELSSKRPLFGPDLPKTEEISDVLDTLNVLAELPSDCFGAYIISMATAASDVLAVELLQRECQVKHPLRVVPLFEKLDDLEAAPAAVARLFSIDWYKNRINGKQEVMIGYSDSGKDAGRLSAAWQLYKAQEQLVEVAKEHGVKLTMFHGRGGTVGRGGGPTHLAILSQPPDTINGSLRVTVQGEVIEQSFGEEHLCFRTLQRFTAATLEHSMRPPISPKPEWRTLLDEIAVIATEKYRSIVFQEPRFVEYFRLATPELEYGRMNIGSRPSKRKPSGGIESLRAIPWIFAWTQTRFHLPVWLGFGAGFKHAIEKDIRSLKTLQDMYNKWPFFRVQIDLVEMVFAKGDPGIAALYDKLLVSEDLWSFGERLRSDYTQTQTLLLQIAGHKDLLEGDLHLKQRLRLRDSYITTLNVAQAYTLKRIRDPHYHVKLRPHISKEYMESKPAAELVKLNPTSDYAPGLEDTLILTMKGIAAGLQNTG; from the exons ATGGCTACGAGGAATTTGGAGAAGATGGCATCAATTGATGCCCAGCTGCGTCTTTTGGTTCCGGGAAAAGTATCTGAGGTTGATAAACTTGTTGAGTATGATGCTCTGCTTTTGGATCGGTTTCTCGATATTCTTCAGGATTTGCATGGGGAGGATCTCAAGGAAACG GTGCAAGAATGCTATGAGCTTTCTGCAGAGTACGAGAACAAACGTGATCCAAAGAAGCTCGAAGAGCTAGGGAATGTGCTGACAAGTTTGGATCCTGGTGATTCGATTGTTTTGGCGAAAGCCTTCTCTCACATGCTTAGCTTGGCCAACTTGGCCGAGGAGGTTCAGATTGCTTACCGCAGGCGGAACAAGAAGAAGGGAGATTACACCGATGAGAACTCCGCCACCACTGAGTCAGACATTGAAGAGACTCTCAAGAGACTTGTGGTTGACCTGAAGAAGTCTCCTCAAGAAGTTTTCGATGCACTGAAGAATCAGACAGTGGATCTGGTCTTCACTGCGCATCCAACTCAGTCTGTGCGAAGGTCGCTGCTTCAGAAGCACGGAAG GATCCGGAATTGCTTAGCTCAGTTATATGCCAAAGACATTACTCCAGATGATAAACAGGAGCTTGATGAGGCACTACAAAGAGAG ATTCAAGCTGCTTTCCGAACTGATGAGATCCGAAGGACTCCCCCTACTCCCCAAGATGAAATGAGGGCAGGGATGAGTTACTTTCATGAAACAATCTGGAAAGGTGTGCCTAAATTTCTGCGCCGTGTTGATACAGCCCTTAAGAACATTGGGATCAATGAACGTGTTCCTTACAATGCCCCTCTGATTCAGTTCTCCTCCTGGATGGGTGGAGACCGTGATG GAAACCCGAGAGTAACTCCTGAGGTCACTAGGGATGTTTGCCTTCTGGCAAGAATGATGGCTGCTAACATGTACTATTCACAAATAGAGGACCTTATGTTTGAG TTGTCCATGTGGCGTTGCAATGATGAGCTTCGTGCTCGGGCTGATGAACTCCTAACATCTTCAAAGAGAGATGCCAAGCATTACATAG AGTTCTGGAAAACAATCCCCCCAAGTGAGCCCTACCGCGTCCTTCTTGGTGACGTAAGGGATAAGCTCTACCAGACACGTGAGCGTTCTCGTCATTTGCTAGCTCAAGGAACATCTGAGATTCCAGAAGAGGCAACTTACACCAATGTGGATCAG TTCTTGGAGCCACTTGAGATCTGCTACAGATCTCTTTGCGCTAGCGGTGATCGAGCAATTGCTGATGGTACCCTTCTTGATTTTCTAAGGCAAGTTTCGACTTTTGGCCTGTCGCTGGTGAAACTAGATATAAGGCAAGAATCAGAAAGGCACACTGATGTGCTGGATGCGATTACCCAGCATTTGGAAATAGGTTCGTACAGAGACTGGTCAGAAGAGCGTCGTCAAGAATGGCTTCTGTCTGAACTCAGCAGCAAAAGGCCCCTCTTTGGTCCAGATCTACCCAAAACAGAAGAGATTTCTGATGTTCTAGACACGTTAAATGTCTTGGCCGAACTGCCGTCTGACTGCTTCGGTGCCTACATTATCTCCATGGCCACAGCAGCCTCCGATGTTCTAGCAGTCGAGCTTCTGCAGCGTGAATGTCAAGTGAAGCATCCTCTGAGGGTCGTCCCACTTTTTGAGAAACTGGACGATCTTGAAGCCGCACCAGCTGCTGTTGCACGCCTTTTCTCGATTGATTGGTACAAAAACAGAATCAACGGTAAGCAAGAAGTCATGATTGGGTATTCGGACTCTGGTAAAGACGCTGGTCGTTTATCAGCGGCCTGGCAATTGTACAAGGCTCAGGAGCAGCTCGTTGAAGTTGCAAAGGAACACGGAGTGAAACTGACTATGTTCCACGGACGAGGAGGGACTGTGGGAAGAGGAGGCGGCCCTACTCACCTTGCTATACTGTCCCAACCACCAGACACGATCAACGGATCTCTTCGTGTCACAGTTCAGGGAGAAGTCATCGAGCAATCATTTGGCGAGGAGCACTTGTGCTTCAGAACCCTCCAGCGTTTCACTGCTGCTACGTTGGAACACAGTATGCGTCCCCCCATCTCCCCCAAACCTGAATGGCGGACACTTCTGGATGAGATTGCCGTGATTGCTACTGAGAAGTACAGATCGATTGTCTTCCAAGAACCTCGTTTCGTTGAGTACTTTCGCCTG GCAACACCGGAGCTAGAATATGGTCGGATGAACATTGGGAGCCGTCCATCCAAGAGGAAACCGAGCGGAGGGATAGAATCACTGAGAGCTATCCCTTGGATTTTCGCATGGACTCAGACCCGATTCCATCTTCCCGTTTGGCTAGGCTTCGGAGCAGGATTCAAACACGCGATAGAGAAGGACATACGAAGCCTCAAAACGCTGCAAGACATGTACAACAAATGGCCCTTCTTCAGAGTCCAAATCGACTTGGTTGAAATGGTTTTCGCCAAGGGAGACCCTGGCATTGCTGCCTTGTACGACAAGCTCCTCGTCTCGGAAGACCTGTGGTCGTTCGGTGAGCGACTGAGGTCCGACTATACGCAAACACAGACTCTACTCCTCCAG ATTGCTGGACACAAGGATCTTCTCGAAGGAGACCTGCACTTGAAGCAGCGGCTTCGTCTCCGTGACTCGTACATAACAACGCTAAACGTGGCCCAGGCGTACACACTGAAGCGAATCCGCGACCCGCACTACCATGTGAAGCTGAGGCCACATATCTCCAAGGAGTACATGGAATCGAAACCTGCTGCCGAACTCGTGAAGCTGAACCCCACAAGCGACTACGCCCCGGGACTCGAAGACACCCTCATCTTGACCATGAAAGGCATTGCTGCTGGACTCCAGAACACCGGTTAA